The Channa argus isolate prfri chromosome 13, Channa argus male v1.0, whole genome shotgun sequence DNA window GTTAGCTAAACTGAAATGGCATAAAGTGCAGAAATGCAAACGTTATTGGTGAAACGTGCCAAAATGTGAGCTGgatgttgtgtattttaacagGGCTCTGCCCTGACAGTGGCTTCCTCTTTACCCAGAGTGCTTGTGGAATGGCAGCAGTTTGGCAGCAGGTTTTGGCAGTGGACGCAAGGTGAGATTGGCTCAGCCACGCacacttttattagttttaactGAATGTATTCAGATGGGCTTTTGCTTATTGATCACTTTgagttattgtgtgtgttgtgtcacTTGTTTCTCTTCCCAGGTACAATGCTTACCGCACGCCTACGTTCCCACAGTTCCGAACTCAGTACATCCGCCGCCGCAGCCAGCTGCTCAGAGAGAACGCGAAGTGTGGCTTTGAGCCAGGTCTGCGCAGGCAGTACCTGAGGCTGCGCAGTCAGCTGCTGGCCCTGCGCTACGGGCCCCTGTCTGAGCAGAGCAGCTTCAGGGCCAGCAGTGTGCGCAGCTCCCGCACCACACTGGACCGCATGGAGGTCAGCCCAAATAAACAGAAAGGGCAGAAAAATCAGAAGAGGAAGAATAGGGGGGGTGGTGTTTGTACTAATTTGGAAAATATCTGGGATTTGGGACACAAATGGAGAATACAAAATATAAGAGCCATCGAAGTAGCTAGACTTTATTGATTACCAGCTCAACTAAACAACATTGTGTTTACCCATGCATATTAAGCTGAGCAGCTTGGTTGAAATGGCTGGGACTGTCCGTGTATATGAGCTGTATCTTTAACTTAAAATTGGATGGTAGTGTTAATaagttttcaaaatgtgttcatGGTCATTTCAAAACTATTTGTTGCAAAAACATTTGTCTTGCACTCACTTCTACAAGGTTCGGTCtccacttttttccccccctctctATTCTCCTCTCGGACAGGACTTTGAGGAGGACCCCCGTGCCCAAGGGGCTCGAGGTCACCGCCGGTCTGTCAGCAGAGGCTCCTACCAGCTACAGGCTCAGATGAACAGAGCCGTCTATGATGAGAGGTACTAAGAAAAACTCATGAAGATTTTGAGTCCGATCAAATCCAAGATCTAGTCTCATCACCTTGAGCAGCTGGATtctctttgatttattttgcctgtgtgttattttattttgttagatTTACTGCCTGTAATTCTGGTTTGGTTGCACTGACTAGTGAGACTAGTCAATACTCCCCCATTGAGTATTCAGCTGTAGacaatgtgaaatgtgatgGTTTGATAATATACTTAGGTGGTGGTTTTATATCTGGCTGCAGGCCTCCGGGCAGTTTAGTGCCCACCTCAGTGGCGGAGGCCAGTCGTGCCATGGCAGGGGACACCACTTTAAGTGAAAATTATGCTTTTGCTGGCATGCATCACATATTTGACCAACATGTAGACTCTGCTGGtaagtaatttaattttaatttgtaaaaaaaaaaatgaagcttaatataaattaaattaacaataacTTTACACTTACCTTTCTTCCCTTGTTAATTTAGTTCCACGGCTGCAGTTTGCAAACGATGACAAGCACCTCCTTGCATGCTGCTCGTTGGACGGCACACTGTCCATCATGACGTTGTCCCCTCCTCCTGCCAGTGTAAAGGTGACTCTGAGAGGTCACGCAGGCCCTGTCACAGACTTTGCTTGGTCTCTCAGCAATGACATCATAGTGTCTACATCACTGGATGGGACTCTGCGTATCTGGAACACAGAGGATGGCCGGTGCATCCGAGAGGTCAGAGACCCAGAATCCAGCGAGTTGCTCTGCTGCACTTTCCAGCCCATGAACAACAATCTTACAGTGGTGAGTCCCATTTGACAAGTGTGTCATCTTTATATTATCTTGTACTGATTCTATAGGAATACAAATATCCAAAAGCATAGAAAGACCCTTTTTGAAAAATCATATAGAAAGACAGGGTGACGTGGAAGCAGAATTTCTGCACTGGGTAGACATTTCTAACAACAAATCCAGCCTTGGAATGGAAGCTTCATAAAAAGGATGTCATGTAACTTTCTTGGTGTATTAACATAAGTATTCAaggtttttgtaaaaacaatctcatagttttatttatcttaACGTTCCACCATATCCCATGAGCCTGGGGCATTTATGGGCTAAACGTCACAGTTAATCAAAAATGGATGGGCACATTAGGAGCGAGTAGAATGGCTGCAACAAGTTCAGACATGTCAGCAGTAACAGCAGAACAGAGCAGAACATTTTAAGGACATTGTAGCTTGAAAGCTGGAGTAATGACTTTGTGACGAAATGACAGCGTATCCCTGTCCAGGTAgctctttgtgtattttttattttattaaaacatgatttattcCTAATTTCTTACACGTTTATTATCATATATGTGAAAGAAAAGATTACCAGACCTGTAATTGTTTACATCTGTCTATGTTCACCTCATCATTTGTATTAATATATCTGCAGGTTTTGACACTTGAAGGGCTCTGGAGGCCCAGATAGCTATAGTAATAAATGTCTACTTGTGGACCCCTCATGCTCTCTCTTTTGTCCTTtgtgcttctctctcttttttcctcactcaccttctttatttgttttcctgtcaATTAAGGAGACACGCTTAAGCACTTAGCTAGGCAACCTGTGCGAACCCGAATATTAATCACTCCATTTTTTGCCATGCAtttatacataaacatacaaaagAAACATCGCCTCATTAACTTAAAAGATTATTATTTTGCATCGCTACTTTACTTTACTGACCTCAGTAGCTACATGGGGTGACAATCCTCCTTCCTTTTTTGATGCGCCAGTCTATCAGGCACATGTAGAAATTCAGGACAGAGTTGCACCCATTTAGTCATAAGTTTGTAGCTCTTTGAAGTTGGCAAGCCAAATGTTCAGGAACGAGTGTGATGTGTCTAtacaagcaaaataaaaatttgctcTTGCATTTTTCTACATGACACATCAGATAAAAACACTGTGATCAGTTGATGATTAATGAagaacagatgtttgttttgatgGCATAAATGTACTAAAGTAATGTATAAATGAGATCGCTTTGCAGTAATTTAGTTGTCAGGGGTAATTTTAGTTCTACACTTAgaagtttaaacttttttagaTTAAATATTAAGCTctgatttttactttgtgtcCACAAGTGGTCGATCTTTTTGTAGTCCTAAGGCAGCGTGAACAAGAAAGACTTTTATTGTGCCATTTGtgtgaaaatggaaatgtttgtgtCTAATGATAAATGCACTGCTAAGACCAGTGTGAACACCTTTTAAAGTTAGGCATTGCTTAAAACTGAACAAATAGTTTTGCCATTTTTCATCAAATTAATTCTTCATCTCACATCCAATTTTATTCAAAacgttttatttgtgtgtttgaggtgtATTGACAAGATGGCATGCAGGGGAAAAAACCTCCCATTGGTTTCCTTTTATCCCATTTCCATTAACAGCATGCATATTTACACTGTGGGGACATTGATTAAAGTTTCTGAATTCAATGTCAGCCTTTGTAGCCAAAACAAAAGTTGTAAATGTCTTGGATAATTTCTATTTAACTCTGCTTTTTCAAAGACTTAAATTGATGAACAGAATATaaaatgaaagcagagtggtgaaCAACAGTGTCCATTTATGCCTCGTTAAATGGAACATGAGGgaaatgcatatttgttttttaactgacGGTGCCAAGAGTATTTAATATAAGAGGAAGGCAAGTTTCAAATTGGTATAGGGAACTTTAAGTGGTCTGTCTGTCTACAGGAGCAGCCCTGCAGTGGTCTGAAGAGGACGTGATGgttgattatttatttgtttatttatttttgattactCAGTGTCTGTGTTGTCCTTGGTCTATAAATCAGAACATGCATAAGAAGTATAATCTGAAGTTTTCACTTGTCTAACTGTGAAAGCCAAACCAATACAACCATTTCCCTGTTAGTTGCTCTTTGCTGCACTGGAAATAATGAAGGCCTCACTCCCTGCTCTGTGTTCCAGGTGGGAAACGGCAAGCACCACCTACAGGTGGTGAACATCTCCACTGGGAAGAAGGTTAAGGGGGGGTCCAGTAAGCTGACAGGTCGCGTGCTGTCTCTTTCCTTTGATGCTCCGGGTAGGATCCTTTGGGCTGGTGATGACAGGGGAAGCatcttctctttcctctttgaCATGGCCACAGGTACTCTCCCTACATTTCCGTTCATCCACTGAGTAGTGTTTGTAGTTGGGAGAGAAAGTGGCTTATGTGTTTCTGCCGGTCTCTGCTCTTTCTGCCTCAACCTGCAGGGAAGCTGACCAAAGCCAAGCGTCTGGTTGTGAGTGAAGGCAGCTCCATCTGCAGCATATCTGCTCGGTCCTGGATTAGCCGAGAGGCCAGAGACCCCTCCCTGCTGGTCAACGCCTGTGTCAATAAGCTGCTGTTGTACAGGTCAGACTGTGAGGGCGGTCGCTGTTTATTAATaggcagttttgtttgtgctctGCAGTGATAGAATTTAAAGCTATATCATCTTCTTTGGCATAGCATGTATGTATTTACCCTCTAATGTTGAATTTGATCAGGGTGGTGGACAATGAGGGCACACTACAGCTGAAGAGAAGCTTCCCTATCCAGCATGGTTCCCATCTTGTTCACAGCATCTTCTGCCCCCTCATGTCTTTCAGACAGGGTGCCTGTGTGGGTAAGATGTCTTTCTGTGTTCCTGCTGTGATATTTGAAAATTAGACTACAGTTCATTACTCCCTGCAAAGTGTTCAATTTTCAAGATggatttagtttaaaataacCAAACAAATTTGAATCTTCTTGGCAACCATGTAACCTACCATGTTTTTAGCTTGTACAGTAGCAGAGCTTTGCTCACCTTTTATTACTCCTTAACAATCAAATTACCTTGGTGTTAAAGGCTCATCGGTGTTTAAATTATCAGGTTTACATTTCCAATTAACATGTTCTCACCTATAAAAATACCCATGTGAATCCTAAGTTAAGAATGTGTTGTGATTTATTGCTAGAGCCAAAAGGACATGAACTGACAATCAATGTCACCTGGGAGGTACCAGCAGTACCTCCAAATGTGTTCTGATAGAGATTAtgcaagatttattttttatttatggttgTCACAGGAAAATTTGTCATCCATCATTAATTTTTGAAGGTATTTTATTAGAAGTTTTTCTAAAGCCCCTGTGCTTTTGATTCCCCTCTGACAGTGACTGGCAGTGAGGATGGCTGTGTCTACTTCTTTGACGTTGAACGCAACACCAAGGCGATAGTTAACAAGCTGCAGGGTCACGGGGGACCAGTGCTGGATGTCAGCTTTAACTGTGACGAGAGTTTACTGGCATCTGCCGATTCCACTGGCATGGTCATCATTTGGAGGCGGGAGCAGAAGTGACTAAtccacctttaaaatgcttccATCTACTGCATTTAAAAGACCTGCCGCTCTGTAACCGTCCAATAACAAGTCTGTAGTTTTGTCACTGGAATGTAACAGGCTGCATTAAACGTTTAATGTAATGATACTCAAGTGCAATCAGATAGAACACCGTACTCTGTAGGTGTTAGGGATGTCTTAAAAATTCAGCGGTgtgggctgtgtgtgtatgtgtgtgtgtgtgtgtgtatgtgtggttcgGTATTTCTACGGCCGCAGCTGAGAAATTGCttttcaacaaagaaaaaaaaaaaagcactactCCCATGCACGTGTCATGGCTTGACTGAATTGATGTGAACAGGACACAACGTAATCTTCCTGCGAAAGCAACACTGCATCACACTTACAGTCTCGCTGGCATAGCTCTAGTTCACTATTTACGTAACTGTTAATTCAAGCGGTGTAATCAAGTGTAATAAAATTGCCTTTCTTTCAATTCTGCAATCGCctgtttgcatttaaaactgTGCATGACATTTAATTCAGAATTAGTTGGGATATCAATTTGATTATAACAAAAATAtgtacaaatatgtttttaagtaTGTTTGTacttatttatgtgtgtgtgtgtgttcagttcatGCTGGTTGCACattcatataatttatttaatgctCATACAGAATAAACTACAGTAACTGACATTTGGCTTTGTTGGCTTTGGccttttttcataaaatatatttgaagcaacagaatttaaatacagaaacactgtCAGAAGAGCTAATAATGTGGCAGGTTGGTCAAACCTACAATGTAAGAGAGTATTAGTCACTGTGTGGGACTTAGAGATACGCACAATGTTCCCAACATTTATGGCCATAAAATTTTATTCAGACTTTTGTGGTCCTGGGAGGATCAGCCTATAGTTGGGACAATCCCCTGATATTTCAGCAGTGGCACTGACAGTTTTGGTTTTGAGTTAAATATCTTAATGGATGAAATACTATATAGTTAACTACTGATATTCAAGGTGCATAGAGAATAAATCCAAAATCCCCCGAGTACCATCATCAGACCTAAATTTAATTTGTCCAATACTTTGGTCTGTGATGATGACTTTCCCACCATCCTCAATGTACttcatattaaataataataagaaaccTCACAGGTCATGCCGAACTAAAAAGTTAAACCTGGTTACGATTATATTCACTACACATAAACCTGTTACCAGAATTTAGCTTTAGACACTGTTGCCAGTATTGCGAAACCTCTCTCTCAAAGGAGCCCCCGACATATTCCTGGTTTGTGTATCCTGTTGATACATGTGAGTGTTGCATAAACCTGTTAAACAGTTTCTcgcatttaaatatatttctttatatcAAATGTCAAAAGGTCTCACATTAGCATCATATGTTTTTAGTCATATGCATCAtaactgatttgtttcaccattACCATGATGCAGTTAATTGCAAATAAACTgtcaacaataacaacaaggTACCATCAGTTGTTCCTTTTTTAGCACGATACCTTAAAGTGATGTCTACTTGTGATTGATgtttcaaagaaacaaaaaccaaaaacaaagagaaacgaataagaaaacaaatttcTATAGATCACAATCACACCTTCATGCTCtcacagatgtaaaaaaaatgcaattgtcTAGGTCGAGAGAAGCTATAAAAATGAGAATTTGCATTGCAGTGTTGGACTAATGTACTGTATCATGGCATTTGAAGACATTAGTCTCACATTGCCATCTCCACTCTGTTTGTACCATCTCAGtgcaggaggaagaaagaaaacataatcaTCTAAATTTTGTGTAAGGCACAGTGTGAGCAATAATCTTGAGTTGTACATTTTGAACACCATGTATGATTTAGCCACAAGTGCAGCACTTTCAGACTGTTTTTCTCTCAAGGTGGGTGAGGGTATTGTGATGGATAAATGTGGCTGTATAGGAGTGAAAGCACAATGAATGGTTGGTGTCTGGGAAGGTCAGGACatggctttgtttaaaaaaggcaGGATACTGTAGATTCTgataaaaatgcacagaaatcTGTCCAGGAGCTCCACACAAAACTACTCCTGTGTGAACCTATGTGCACTGACAGGGCAATGCAACAATGCTAAGGAACATACAGAGGAGGCTAAGTCCTCACAAATGAGAAAGATGGCCTTTGTTGTGGTGTGTCTTGGAGAGAAGTGggaagaaaactaaaaataagcGCTTTAGATGAATCTTCCACATCAGTacaggggagacagagaggcaCAGTCAGATGGAACCTGTTAAACCCAGTCTATTTAGAGAATGTTCACAGAGTTGATGCTGTTCACTATGGAAACATCTTTTCCATCAACCACAGACAGTgcacaaataaagacaatggAAATTATCTCTCATTCAAATTCATAATAAAGGCAACTTGTTTATGGAGAGAATAGGCCATCTCTCATTGGCTGGATATCCATTagttcagagagaaaaacatagTGAAATCCCtcctttactgttttattttataatataaaaaacattatttctgcaTACTGCATATTATTGCTGTAAAGATGGATTCCAGATGATTTGTTTAGCTGCTGGTGAAAAAGAGATTCAATGAAcgaagtgttttcttttctactttatcCTGCACAGGAGGTAAACATTCAGCAACATTCATATACTTTATGTTAACATATTGTTATGACATTATTATATTGTCAGCAGTATTATTTCAGGTTTTAGAGTGGAATCCATATACCTTAATTAACTAATGTTCATATTTCTCATTGTAAATCCatgataaatgtttgttttatgagtGGATTTGGATTTCATCTTAAACCAGTTCTTTAGCTACGGAGCTGAGGAGGAAACATTTTTAGATGCATGACTTTACAGTCCCCACCTCAAAGTTCTGCATGCGAGcgtcaatattgaatttaaattttttaattgaCAGTATATGAAAGTGTTAAAGCAGGACTGttgaaagcattttctttttttactaaaagtaaaatttgatTCCTACAAAATGTCATGTTCTTGATGTTATGTGACCGTCGTTTAAGCATTTATCATCATCCTATAATTTCCATGACCGTTTCATGACCAAACAAACTGctctttacaaaatgttgggGCTGCTTTGAGGTTTAGGCTTAAGACACCCACTTCCTAAACTTAGTTTTGAATTCACATTTGTCGATAAAAGTTGTTCGAATCAAgcgtaacatttttaaatcgCTGATGTTTTAGACCCAGTCATGGCTGTTTGTCAGTCCTTAGCTGAAAGCAAAGGGTCAACataactttttcatttcatgctGGACTGGTGTGTCACAAATGCAACTTTTTGTACACGTTCAGGACCTGAAATGCACCAAGAACATGTACTTTACAGTGGTTTATGTCCTGCATCATGTTCCCCACTGATCATGTCATGTCCACAAAACTCAGAGTGCATCAAAAGTAGAGTCTTTATTGATGAGTGGGCAAAAGAACCACCTCAGTTAAACTGTACAGTTACAGGATATCATCTCGCGAAGGAATGCCAGACATAGAAATTATGGACCTCAGTTCATTTTTCACCTCAGGTTTCCATATCAACATCTGTACAAGTTGTAATCCCAAGTCTTGAATCTATGAAATGCAGTGGAATGCATGCTAATACAGTATGCAGTGCAAGTGTCCACATTTAGAAAATTTACTGCACAAATATATCTATGCCTAACATACTGTAGGTCAGACATTTGCATTACATGAATCTTAATTTGGAAAGACAGCTTAATGTGGTCTAAGCCAGTTTCCATACATCAAACATCTCTGGGGTCATATCCAGCCTGAAGAcgttttcattttgaatgtaCTGTGATCCCGACACTCAAATGCCGACATTTATGTTAAGGGGAAATATAAGAGGACTTAGCAACATTCAAGTTTCCTTCACAGTAAGTGCcacttcatttcttcttttttttatattcttgtaAGAGCATAAcaatactttaaaaacattcccAGTATcatcatttgcaaataaatgttcatttgctaatgactttaaaaaaaaaaaaaaacattgtaatttacatttttagtcaTTACATCCTATggcctgttttcttttctaattgtttttcattatccGTCTGTATTTCACATTTGCTTGTGCATTACCATTAAAAAGCAGTCTACATTTTCAGTTACGGAAATCCATTTAAAGAATAAATTTCCATATGATGACTATTCAATTTTGCATGATTTTCGAGACCACAAGATGAGGCTGCTTTCATATTGACTCAATATTACTAAAACCTATTCTATCATcatgatttctttctttaaccctctctcctttcttctccaTCTACATCTTCCTTTCTcaaacaagcacacacgcacgcacgcaagcacacaaacacgcacacacacacacacacacacacacaaatgctatataaaaagacacaagcagGAACCGACGTTCCTGTACGGTCTATACAATATGAAATCAAGTCATATTTCAAAATAGTGTCATCTgcttaacatgtttttttttttttacaaaggaaaacaggcaatttttttttatgatacaAAGAAACCTGACACGCCCTAAATCAAGTCCAAAAAATCAAGCATGTTAGGAGCTTCTTGGGTTCACAACAGCTATTTAGATGTATCCAAGGTTATTGGGTCCATTCGATAATCTGCAGTCTCCTTTGAATT harbors:
- the wdr13 gene encoding WD repeat-containing protein 13, which produces MAAVWQQVLAVDARYNAYRTPTFPQFRTQYIRRRSQLLRENAKCGFEPGLRRQYLRLRSQLLALRYGPLSEQSSFRASSVRSSRTTLDRMEDFEEDPRAQGARGHRRSVSRGSYQLQAQMNRAVYDERPPGSLVPTSVAEASRAMAGDTTLSENYAFAGMHHIFDQHVDSAVPRLQFANDDKHLLACCSLDGTLSIMTLSPPPASVKVTLRGHAGPVTDFAWSLSNDIIVSTSLDGTLRIWNTEDGRCIREVRDPESSELLCCTFQPMNNNLTVVGNGKHHLQVVNISTGKKVKGGSSKLTGRVLSLSFDAPGRILWAGDDRGSIFSFLFDMATGKLTKAKRLVVSEGSSICSISARSWISREARDPSLLVNACVNKLLLYRVVDNEGTLQLKRSFPIQHGSHLVHSIFCPLMSFRQGACVVTGSEDGCVYFFDVERNTKAIVNKLQGHGGPVLDVSFNCDESLLASADSTGMVIIWRREQK